Below is a window of SAR202 cluster bacterium DNA.
GGTGTGGTTCCTGATGCCCTTCTATCTGCAGAAGGTGCTAGGGTACAACCCGGGGGCGACGGGGCTGATTATGGTGGCCAGCGCAGCGTCCATGGCGGTTATGGGCCCTATAGCGGGGAGGTTGTCAGACCGCTACGGGCACAAGATATTCAACGTGAGCGGGGCCCTGATGATATCAGCGGGGCTGTTTATGGTAACTCGATTGACGGAGGCGTCCAGCCTTGGGCTGGTGGTGCCGGCGCTGGTGATGCATGGCCTGGGGAACGGGATGTTCCAGGCGTCCAACCATAGCTCGATGCTGGGCGCAGTGGAGCCGAAGAGGTACGGAGTAGCATCAGCGTTTGTGAATTTGAATAGGAACACGGCGTCGGTGACGGGAATAGCTATCGCGACGACGATAGTGGTGGTAACCATGGGGAATATGGGGTATGAGCCGAGCCTGGACGCGGTGTCGGAGGGCGGCGGGGTGGGAGTGGCCCACGCTTTCACGGTGGGGCTACAACGAGCGTATATGATGGCTGGTGTGGTGATGCTGGTAGGGATGGTGCTGACGCTGTTCAAAGGGAAGCAGGAGGAGCCTACCGGGAAGGCCGCGGTGGCGCCAGTGGCGGGGGAGAAGACGGCGGAAGCCCACGGGACGTCGGACTGAGCGGAGTTACCGTTTGTCTAGAGTGGCTGCGAGTAGACCCTACCACCCTTCCCCGACCCCCTCATTCTAACCTTCCCTCCCGATTGGCATCGGGATCTCGGATTGATATGACTAAAGGAGTTCGACCTCAAGGTGGGAAGGAACCAGAGGGGGAAGTCTCTGAGATCGCTTGTGCCTGACAGACGGCGCGTACTTCCAGGGTTTACCCCTCATCTCGCCACGGCGAGTCTTCGACCTGCGCCTTCTCCCGGAAGGGGAGAAGGAATTTCCTTGGAAATAGAATTAAACGTAGCTCGCCTGCCGAGCTGCTTGGTGCTAGGCTAAGCCGCGCCGATGCCCAGTTCGCCCATTAGCCAGAAGTCCGATTATAAGTGGCTTGTTTTCGCGACGGTGGCTATGGGTTCGCTTTTGCCGTCGCTGGACTTTGGGAGCGTCAACATCGCCCTGCCTACCATTGGGGACGAGTTCGGAAAGTCGATTACCACGGTTCAGTGGGTGACCCTGGGGTACGTAGTGGTCCTATCGACTATGCTGCTGCCGATGGGGAGGCTGTCGGACGTTTACGGGCGGAAGAAGGTTTACATTCTGGGGTTTGCGGTCTTTGCCTCCACGTCCACGCTGGCGGGGTTTTCACCAAGCCTGTGGGGAATTATTGGGCTGAAGGCGGCGTCCGGGGTGGGAACGGCGATGGTGATGGCCAACGGAATAGCGATTCTAACCACTACCTTTCCGGCTAGCGAACGGGGTAAAGCCGTGGGAAGCCACATGGTGATTTTGGCTGTGGGCACGGCTATGGGGCCGGTGATAGGGGGCGCGCTGGTGGAGGCGTTTGGATGGCGGTCCGTATTCTTTGTTAACTTGCCTATCGCCGTGGCTGGTATCGCAGCAGCCTTGGCGCTGCTGGACACAGACCGGCTGTCGATGCAGGGAGGAGCGGAGCATCGGGGGAGGCTCGATGGGCTGGGGGCGGCGCTGTCGGGCGGGGCGGTGCTGTCGATATTGCTGGGGCTGGGCAATGGACCTAGGGCGGGGTGGGCGTCGTCGGAAATTGTGGCGGCGCTGGCGATAGGGACGGGACTGACGGGGGCTTTTGTGTGGTGGGAGAGGAGGACGGCGTCGCCGATGCTGGACCTGAGCATTTTTCAGAGCAGGATATTTTCGGTAGGGCCCCTGACGTCTTTTGTCTGTTATGTAGGAGCGGCGTCGGTGTGGTTTTTGATGCCGTTTTACCTGCAAGGCGCGCTGGGATATTCGCCAGGGCAGGCCGGGCTGATAATGATTGCCAACGTGGGCTGCACTGCAGTGACAGGGGCAATGGGAGGATGGCTTTCCGACCGGTACGGGCAGAGGCGCTTTATAACAGCGGGGGCTGCTATCTCCGGAGCGGGGCTGTTTATGATGTCTAGATTTTCAGTGGATTCGGGGTTGGGGCTGATAGTCTCCGCGCTGGCGCTGCAGGGATGCGGGATGGGTATGTTTGTGTCCAGCAACCAGAGCGCTGTTCTGGGAGCGACGGCGGCTTCTAAGCTGGGTGTTGCGTCCGCATACATTAACCTGACGCGCAATTTGGCGCAGAATACAGGAGTGGCGCTGGCTACAGCGGTTGTAGCGGGCACGATGGCGTCTATGGGGTTTGAGGCGAAACTGGAGCCGGGGAGCGGCGCACAGGGAGCTGCCGGCGCTTTTACGGAAGGCTTAACGCGGGTCTATCTTGTGTCGGCGTGCATTTTCGCCGCAGCGGTGGCACTGACTGTGATGGTCTGGAGGCAGGAGCGAGGAACGAGGGAGGGGGACGTGGCGAAACAGCAGATGTCGGAGAGCGGGAGCAATCCGGCTAGCGGGGCGGCAGGATAGTTAAGAAATGAAGGGCGCGCTCGGCAGCGGCGGCGACAAGGTCGTGGGCGCGGCGGATACTCTCCCGTATGGGCATAGGGCGGTCGGCGATACAGGCGATGGCATCGATGCCGTGTTTGTACACCTCCTGGTAACCTTCACCGAGGCTGGCGGCCAGGGCGATGACGGGGACGCCTTTGGCCTTGGCGCGGCGGGCGACGCCTATGGGGGCCTTGTTGAAGACGGTAGAGGCGTCAATGCGGCCTTCGCCGGTGATGACAAGGCTGGCGCCTTCCAGCTTCCTGTCGAGGTCTAGGGCGTCGCAGACGATATCGATGCCGGAGCGAAGCTCGGCGCCGGTAAAGGCCATGAGGCCTGCGCCGAGGCCACCGGCGGCGCCGGCGCCCGGGCGGTGGGCGAGGTCTTTACCGAGGGACTTTTTGATGACATCAGCGTAGCGCTGGAGGGCCTTGTCCAGGGCTTCCACCATAGGGGCTGTGGCGCCCTTCTGGGGGCCGTAAACGGCGGAGGCGCCCTGGGGGCCGCAGAGGGGATTGGTGACATCCGTAGCGACGGTGATGCGAGCCTGTCCCAGAACTGGATGAAGATTCGACACGTCGATGGAGTCCAAGGTAGCGAGAGGGAGGCCGCCGGGAGGCAGCTCATAGCCCTGCTTGTCGAGGAACCGGACGCCGAGGGCGGAGGCCATGCCGGCGCCGCCGTCGTTGGTGGCGGAGCCGCCGATGCCGATGATGAAGCATCGATAGCCCTTATCCAGGGCTTCTTTGATTAGCTCGCCGGTGCCGAGGGTTGTGGTGTGCCGTGGGTCGCGGCGGCCCTGGGGAACAAGGACGAGACCGGAGGCCTGAGCCATTTCAATGACGGCAGTCTTACCGTCGCCCATGACGCCCCAGTGGGCTTCGACAGGCTCGGAGAGGGGGCCGGTGGCCTGGGAGGTGAAGGTGCGGCCTCCAGAGGCGTGGATGAGGGCTTCCAGGGTGCCGTCGCCGCCATCAGCGATGGGGAGGAGGTGGCATTGGGCTTGGGGGAAGACCTGGAGGACGCCTTGTTGGATAGCCTGGGCGACCTGGGGGCCAGAGAGGCTGCCTTTGAAGGCCTGGGGAGCGATGAGGACTTTCATGGGGGAATTATACAGTGCGAATGATAGACGCATGTGCCGCGCTAAACTTGCTCTGGTACAATGCGGCCACAAGAAGGGGAGGCAGGCCATGGCGTCCAAAGAGCACTTGAAGCAGCGGGTTAGCGCGGCGATAGACCAGCACGGGGAGGAGATAGTCCGCATAGCAAAGACGATACTGGAGAAGCCGGAGACGGGGTTCAGGGAGGTGAGGACGTCTAAGCTGGTGTCGGACGCGTTCAAGAAGATGGGGATCAAGCATAGGAGCGACCTGGCGCTGACGGGGGTGAAGGGGGAGGTGAAGGGAGGGTCGGCGGGGCCGTCGGTGGCGGTGCTGGGGGAGCTGGACTCGCTGATTGTGTCTGACCATCCGCATGCCGACAGGGAAACCCATTATGCCCACGCCTGCGGGCACCATTGCCAGATTGGGATGATGCTGGGGGCGGCCTACGGGCTGATGGACCAGGATGTCCTGCCGAGCTTAGCCGGGAGGCTGGTGTTCATGGCGGTGCCGGCGGAGGAGTACATAGAGATTGAGTGGCGGGACGAGCTTCGTAGGGTGGGGAAGCTAGAGTTCCTGGGGGGCAAGCCGGAGATGATTGGGATGGGCGAATTTGACGATGTGGACATGGCGCTGATGTGCCACACCACCAGCACAACTAACGAGGGAAAACTGTGCATCAGCCATACTAACAACGGGACCATCGCCAAGCGGATCCAGTTCATCGGGCGAGTGGCGCATGCTGGCGGCGCGCCGCATCTGGGGATCAACGCTTTGAACGCGGCGTCGCTGGCGCTGATGGCGATACACACAAATCGAGAGACGTTTAAGGATGACGATACGATTCGAGTACACCCAATCATTACAAAAGGCGGTGAGGTGGTGAACGCGGTGCCAGCGGACGTAAGGATGGAGACCTTTGTCCGCGGGGCCAACTTGGAGGCGATACTGGACGCCAACAAGAAGGTAGACCGGGCGCTGCGGGCGGGGGCCATGGCCGTGGGGGCGCAGGTGAAGATTACGACGATTCCTGGCTACATGCCCTTGAGGCAGGACTCGTTAATGATGGATATGTTCAAGCACAACGCCGTGGGCCTGGTGGGAGAGAAAGAGATAGGGCATCGCCGGCATGGGACGGGGTCGACGGACATGGGGGATATTAGCCAGATTATGCCGGCGATACACCCCTACGTCGGAGGCGCCACGGGCCTAAGCCATGGCAGCGATTATGTGGTGCGGGACTACAACCTGGCGGTGGTGACGGCGGCGAAGTCGCTGGCGATGACGGTGGTGGATTTGCTGTCGGAGGGGGCGGAAGGAGCGCGACAGGTGATGTCTAAGCACAAGGTAGCAATGACGAAGGAGGAGTATTTGAAGGTGATGCGGGGCCTGTCCAAAGAGGAGCTTTTCAATCCCGAAAGGATGGAGGGCTAAGGCATGGCGCTGAACAAGGAGGAACTGAAGCGTAAGGCGTGCGAGGCCATTGAGCAGAGGAAGCCCGAGCTGCTGGCTGTAGCGAAGAGGATACTGGAGAACCCGGAGACGGGATTTCATGAATTCAAGACATCGAAGCTGGTGGCGGAAGAGTTCACAAAGCGGGGGATATCGCACAAGAGCGGTCTAGCGTTGACAGGAGTGAAGGGGTGGATAGAGGGGGGCGCCGGGCCGGGGCCCCGGGTGTCGATCATTGGCGAGCTGGACTCGCTGCTGGTGCCGGAGCACTCGACGTCGGACCCGACGACGGGGGCAGCGCACGCCTGCGGGCACCACTGCCAGATAGGGATGATGCTGGGGGCGCTGGCGGGTTTGCAGGCGCCGGAGGTGCTGTCCCAGCTATCAGGCCGGATTGTGCCCTTCGCGGTGCCGGCTGAGGAGTTTGTGCAGGTGGAAAAGCGGATGGCGCTGCGGGACGAAAAGAGGATTGAGTTCCTGAGCGGGAAGCAGGAGCTGATCAGGCTGGGGGAGTTCGACGACGTGGACATGGCGATTATGTGCCACACGGCCAGCGACCTGGGGAAGAAGAGCTTTGCCGTGGGCGGGACCAGCAATGCCCACGTGGTGAAATATATTCAGTTTCTGGGCAAGGGGGCGCATGCGGGAGGGTCGCCGCACGTGGGGATTAACGCTTTGAACGCGGCGGCGTGGTCGTTGATGGCGATACACGCGAATCGGGAGACATTTCCAGAGTCGGAGACGGTGCGGATACATGGGATTATAAATCGTGGGGGAGAGTCGGTGAGCGCGGTGCCGTCGGACATACGGCTGGAGTGGCGTGTGAGGTCGGGGTCACCGGAGGCGGTGGCGAAGAACAGCGAACGAGTGGACAGATGCTTCAAGGCTGGCGCGATGGCGGTGGGAGGCAGGGTCAAGATTACGAATATCCCGGGCTACATGCCGCTGAAGCACGATTCGACGCTGCAGAGGCTGTTCAAAGAGAACGCAGAGCGGGTGGTGGGACACGAAAGCGTGCTGCAGATGCCATCGACGCGGAACCGGGGCGGGTCTACGGATATGGGGGACCTGAGCCAGATAATGCCAGCATGCCATCCGTACACGGGCGGCGCGACGGGGGCGGGGCATAGCAAGGAGTACACGATTAAGGACTACGAGGCGGCCGTGATAAACCCGGCCAAGATTATGGCGATGGTCGCTATCGATTTGCTGTCGGAGGGGGCAGCAGGGGCGAAGGAGGCGCTGAGCGGGTGGCGGGCGTCGATGACGAAGGAGCAGTACCTGTCGTTTCAGAGGGAGAGGGCGAGGGAGGTGGAGTTTGACGGCGGGAGGGAGTAGAGAAGGGGTTATCAAGGTCCGTTTGCGAGTCTGGGTGTCGGTTGCTAAAATCCAGGCGTTGCGGCCCCAGAGTTAGGCCGCTTTCTTAGGAGGCGAAGGTTATGTGGACGTGCATACATTGCGGCACGAATAACGCGTCGGGTGGAAGCGAGCTGTGCTCGCATTGCGGCAAGAGGAAGGACCGCACACTGTTGTGGAACTGCGCGTTCTGCGGCGAGGAGAACGGGCCACTGCGGAATGTGTTTTGCGGGAAGTGCGGGAAGCGGAGGCAGGGGTAACAGGCTAAGCCCGCGTTTATTTGCGTTTGTGGCCTCGATGGAAATCTAGGCCTTTTGTTTTGGGGCGAGGACGGTTTGAAGGAATTCAACGTTTGCCCCACAATGTAACGCCATGACCACAAAACCGCTCAAGCCCCGCATCGGCGCCCTCCTTCCTACCCGCGGCCTTCTTATGGAGGGTCCACAACCTCATAACGCTGACCTTATCCTCAATATGGCCCGTGCCATCGAAAGCGCTGGACTCGATTCTCTATGGGTTGGCGACAGCCTCACCGCCAAGCCCCGCCTGGAACCCCTCTCCACTCTTGCGGCCCTGGCAGGCATCACCCGTCGAGTCCGCCTGGGCACCGCCGTAATGCTTGCCGCGCTGCGCCACCCTGTCTTATTGGCGCAGACAGCCGCAACGGTGGATCTCATCTCCGGGGGCAGGCTGGTCCTGGCGGTGGGCGCAGGCGGGGCCTTCAATGCCGAGCAGCAGAAGGAATGGCAGACCGCCGGTGTCAAAGCATCACAACGAGGCCGGCGACTGGAAGAGGCTATGGAGGTTGTGGGCCGCCTTGGAACTGAAGCCCGCGTCACCTTTCACGGCAAGCACTTCCACCTGCAGGACGTGGCCATGTCGCCGCGGCCCGTCCAGCCCGGCGGCATACCGCTTCTTTTTGCCTGCCACCTGCGCGCCGAGCGGCCCGCGCAGTTCGACCGGGCCGCCCGCATCGGCCATGGCTACATTACTATTTCCGAGAACCCGCAGGGCTTCGAAGAGATCGGGCGTCGAGTTAAGGAGCGCGCAGCGGTTCATGGCAAAAACTTCGATACTATGCAGAAGGTCATCTACATGACCGTCAACCTGAACCCGGACCGTCGACAGGCCCTCGACGAGTCCGACCGATATCTAAAGCTCTACTATGGGGTCAACATCTGGCGCGACCTCTGGGGTCCGTGGGGACACCCCGACCTCACCACCCAGCGCATCCGCGAATTTCTCCAGGCAGGCGCCACCACGGTCATAGTCCGGTTTGCCGCCTTCGACCAGGAGCGGCACCTGGACTCCTTCCTCCAAAACGTCTGGCCGAACTTCCGAAAATAAAGGAGGCTTAGCTCTTGTACCCTATAGACCTCTCCGGCAAAAACGCCATCATTTTCGGCGTGGCCAACGACCGCAGCATCGCCTGGCATGTCGCCGAGGCGCTACACAAGGCCGGCGCGCGCCTGGCTATCGCCTACCAGAACGAACGCCTCCTCAGCCGCGTTCAACGCCTCACCCAGGACATCCCCAACACCCTCCTCCTCGAATGCGACGTCTCCACAGACGCGGCCATCGAAGCCGTCTTCCAAAAGGCCGCCTCCGAATTAGGCAGCCTCCACGCCATGGTCCACAGCATCGCCTTCGCCCAGCGCGAGGACCTGGAGGGCGATTTCTCAAAGACCAGCCGCGGAGGTTTTCAAAAGGCCCTGGAAATCAGCGCATACTCGCTCATACCGCTGGTGCGCCATGCCGCGCCGCTGATGAAGGACGGCGGCAGCGTCGTCACCCTCACCTTCGAGGCCTCACAGCGCGTTTATCCCGGCTACAACGTTATGGGCGCCGCCAAGGCCGCCCTGGAAAACGAGGTCCGGCAGCTCGCCTACGAGTTCGGTCCTCGCAGCATCCGGGTCAACGCCGTTTCGGCCGGTCCTTTGGAGACGCTGGCTGCTCGCGGCATCCACGGCTTTCTGGATATGAAGAAGGTCCACGCCGAGCGGGCGCCCCTGCAGCGGAACATCACCCACGACGAGGTAGGCAAGGCCGCCCTCTTCCTCCTCAGCGACCTTGCCAGCGGCGTCACCGGCGCCGTTCTTCCCGTGGATGCCGGCTATCACATAATGGGCGTCTAAATCGCGCCTTCGACAGCCTGCCAAGCGGGAAAACCCCCATAAATTTTTTAGGGTTTTTACCCTGGTGTGGGGATGCTGAAGGCCCCAAACTAATACCTGCCGATCCACAGATGACCAATCAGGAATGGAGCCTTCCGTGAGCTTGAAAATCCTTGTTGCTGACGACGAAGCCAGTCAAAGAGAGATTATGAAAGCCTTCCTGGTGCACCTGGGCCATTCCGTTCTCCTGGCTGCCGACGGTGAAGAGGCGGTCCAGATGGCCCAGGAGTCGCGTCCTGACGCCGTGTTTTTGGACATGGTCATGCCAAGGATGAACGGGCTGGACGCTTGCCGCACTCTCAAAATCAACTCGGAGACTAAGGATGTCAAAGTTGTGATGCTGACCGCTATAGTGCAGCAGTCGGTGGTCAAGCTGGCTAAACAGAACGGCGCCGACGCGTATCTTGCTAAACCTATAGGCCTCCAGGATTTGGGCGGCATCCTTAATATTCTTTTCAAGTCAGTGGTGAAAACTCCAGCAGGTCAAAGGTCTTAACCAGCTCGCGACGCTCGCGGTATCTCTGAACTACCACGGCCAGCAGGTATTGTCTTTCGGTTTAGAGTGGCCCCTCGCGCTCTAATTACGCGAGTAATGTCGGTGGTAACTAGGCAGGCCCCGCTTCTCGCGCCGCCCTCCTCCCCGGCTCCGCCCCGTTCCCCGATACCCTGGCCCCCGGCTTCCCATTCACCCCAAAGTTCTTCCAGTACAGCTTCGCGTATACGCCCCCCAGCGCCAGCAACGACACATGGTTCCCCTCCTCCACAATCCGGCCCTGGTCCATAACGATAATCCGGTCCGCGTTCCGCACCGTGGATAGTCGATGCGCTATCACCAGCGCTGTACGGCCCTTAAGTACCCGGTTCAGCGCCTCCTGTATAAGCATTTCCGTGTAGCTGTCCACCGAGGCCGTCGCTTCGTCCATGATGATGATTCGAGGGTTAAAGGCCATGGCCCGCGCCAGGGCGATGAGCTGCCGTTGGCCGGCGCTCAGGTTCCCGCCTCGCTCTTCCACCGTGGCGTCGTAGCCGCCCTTCATACGCATAATGAAATCATGGGCGCCTACCGCCTGTGCCGCTCGTACCACCTGCTCGTCTGTGACGTCAGAGTGGCAAAACTTGATGTTGTCTTTTATAGTGCCCGAAAACAGGAACGGCTCCTGCACCACCGTTCCCATCTGGTTCACCAGGGACGTTCGGTCCACGTCCCGCACGTCGATGCCGTCAATTGTCACCCGGCCTCCCGTAACGTCGTACAGCCGCAGCATCAGCGACGCCAGAGTTGTTTTGCCCGCCCCTGTGGCTCCAACGACCGCGATTGTCTCCCCGGGACGAATCTTGAGGTTCACGCCTTTCAGGACCTCTATCCCTGGCACGTAGCTGAACCGCACGTCCTCAAAAGCCACCTCTCCCCGGATATGAGGCATCTTCTGGGCGTTGGGCTTGTCCACCACCGTGGGCGGGTCCGCCATCAGTTCGAAGATGTGCGACCCGGAGGTCATGGCCCTCTGCATCTGGGTATACTGCATGGTCAGATTGCGAATAGGCTCAAAGAAACGTTGGATATAGAGGGTAAAGGCTACCACTACGCCGACTTCCAGCGACCCGTCGATGACCATGAAGCCGCCGAAGATTATCGCCAGCGCAGTGGATATTCCCGACAGCACCTCCACCGAGGGCATCAGCGCCGCCGACAACCTACCCGCGTTCAGGTTGGCGTCCAGATGGTCGTTGTTCAGCTTGTCAAATTGCCGCAGGTTCTCATCCTCGCGGTTCAGGCTCTGGATCACCCGCATGCCTGATATATTTTCTTGCAGGTTCCCGTTTACAATCGCCAGCGTACGCCTCACCCGCATAAATCTAGGCCAGGAGTTCACTTGCCACTTGCCCGCGATTAGCAGAAGCACCGGCAGCACCGACATGGTTATCAGTCCCAGCTTCCAGTCCATCAGCACCATAGCCGCCACTATAGCCACCAGCGTCAGCACGTCGGCGATGGTGATGGCGATCTGCGATAGGAACTCCTGCACCTGACCCACATCGTTCTGGATGCGGGACATGATCCGGCCCATCTCTTCCCGGTCGTAATAGCTCATGGACTGGGCCTGCAAATGGGCAAACATATCGTCCCTAAGGTCCACAAGAACACTTTGAGATACCCGGGCCATGGCGACTTGATGCACGTAGTTCGACACATAATTGATGGCTATGTTGCCGAAAAACAACATCACCCAGAAGGTCAGGCCGGAGGCACTCCTGGCATAGAGCGCCTGGTTTATGGCGCGCTCCACAATCCACGGGGTCGCCACTACCGTGGCCACGTATATCAAAAGCGTAGCGAGGCTCAGAACCACCAGCGGCTTGTACGGCGACGCGTAGCTGAGCAGGCGCAGCAGTATGCGGTAGTCTCGCATGCCGCCGCGCCGTTCGTCGATGGCATCCGCGCGGGTCAGCACCCGCCATCCGCCTCCGCCGCCACCCATCATAGCGGGCGCACGCTCCTATTTGGATTAGTTGTTCCCGTCATCGCTTATGGAAGCCTCCAGCAGCACCTGCTCCGACGGCAGTATCTGCAATTCGTAAATCTGCTTGTAGAACCCCTCGCGGCTGATCAGGTCGTTGTGGGCACCCCGCTCCACTATCTCCCCGTCCTTCAGCACCAGAATCTGGTCCGCCAGCCTCACGCTGCTCACCCGGTGGGCGATGATAAATGTAGTGCGGCGCTTCATCACTTCTTCCAGCGCTTTCCGAATCATCCCCTCCGTCTCCACGTCCACGCTGGATGTCGAATCGTCGAGAATCAACACCGGCGGGTCCAGCAAGAGTGTCCGAGCAATGGCCAGCCGCTGGCGCTGCCCGCCCGATAGCGTCACCCCCCGCTCGCCCACCAGCGTCTCATACCCCTGGGGCAGCGACTCGATGAACTGATGCAGCTGCGCAGCTTTAGATGCCTCAATGATCTTTTCTAGGGTGGCGTTGCTGGCGCCGTAGGCGATGTTCTCTTTGACGCTGGCGTGGAACAGGAACACGTCCTGGAACACCATCCCCACATTCCGCCGCAAGGACTCCAGGGTCACGCCCCGAATATCCATGCCATCGATGGTGATGCGGCCCGTCGTGGGGTCGTAGAAACGCGGTATCAGGTTCACAATCGTCGTCTTGCCACTGCCGGCGGCGCCAAGTATCGCCACCTTCTCACCAGGCTTGGCCGTGAAGCTGATGTTTTTTAACGCCGACTGGGCCGGGTTGTATCCAAAGGACACGCCATCGAACCTCACCTCGCCCTTCACACCGGCCATCTCCTTGGACACGTCCTCGTCGTCCACCGGCGACTGGGAGTCCAGCAACTCGAAGACACGTTCTCCCGAGGACAGCGCCCTGGAGAAGGTGTTCACGGCCATGCCCAGCATCCTCACCGGCATCACCAGCA
It encodes the following:
- a CDS encoding ABC transporter ATP-binding protein; this translates as MAAMRVLLRLARYGLDHKQYLFWAWVSLLGANALALAIPWLIGGAVDHALTERDKTELVWLALLILGLSALRGLFSYGQTFFSEALSAKVSYVLRNTLLKKLQGMSFAFHDQHKTGDMMSIVTYDVESTRQFISFGLVRFVQLVILIAGITPLLIITHWQLGLISLACVPPTVYTSAAAGRKMRKIWNRVQVETGEMSTALQENLTGMRVVKSFGAEESQKSKFHGHSANVAEDTYAANKLRVTNSSFLTFVYLIATGLVVLLGGRWVIDGSLTAGEWTQFMLYLGLLVMPVRMLGMAVNTFSRALSSGERVFELLDSQSPVDDEDVSKEMAGVKGEVRFDGVSFGYNPAQSALKNISFTAKPGEKVAILGAAGSGKTTIVNLIPRFYDPTTGRITIDGMDIRGVTLESLRRNVGMVFQDVFLFHASVKENIAYGASNATLEKIIEASKAAQLHQFIESLPQGYETLVGERGVTLSGGQRQRLAIARTLLLDPPVLILDDSTSSVDVETEGMIRKALEEVMKRRTTFIIAHRVSSVRLADQILVLKDGEIVERGAHNDLISREGFYKQIYELQILPSEQVLLEASISDDGNN